A genomic stretch from Halichoerus grypus chromosome 7, mHalGry1.hap1.1, whole genome shotgun sequence includes:
- the GGPS1 gene encoding geranylgeranyl pyrophosphate synthase isoform X1: MEKTQETAQRILLEPYKYLLQLPGKQVRTKLSQAFNHWLKVPEDKLQIIIEVTEMLHNASLLIDDIEDNSKLRRGFPVAHSIYGIPSVINSANYVYFLGLEKVLTLDHPDAVKLFTHQLLELHQGQGLDIYWRDNYTCPTEEEYKAMVLQKTGGLFGLAVGLMQLFSDYKEDLKPLLNTLGLFFQIRDDYANLHSKEYSENKSFCEDLTEGKFSFPTIHAIWSRPESTQVQNILRQRTENVDIKKYCVHYLENVGSFEYTRSTLKELESKAYKQIDARGGNPELVALIKHLSKMFKEEDE, encoded by the exons gTAAACAAGTGAGAACCAAACTTTCACAGGCATTTAATCATTGGCTAAAAGTTCCAGAAGACAAGCTACAG ATTATCATTGAAGTGACAGAAATGTTGCATAATGCCAGTTTGCTCATCGATGATATTGAAGACAACTCAAAACTCCGACGTGGCTTTCCAGTGGCACACAGCATCTATGGAATTCCATCTGTCATCAATTCTGCcaattatgtatattttcttggCCTAGAGAAAGTCTTAACCCTTGATCACCCAGATGCAGTGAAGCTTTTTACCCACCAGCTTTTGGAACTCCATCAGGGACAAGGTCTAGATATTTATTGGAGGGATAATTACACTTGTCCCACTGAAGAAGAATATAAAGCGATGGTGCTGCAAAAGACAGGTGGACTATTTGGATTAGCAGTAGGTCTCATGCAGTTGTTCTCTGATTACAAAGAAGATCTAAAGCCACTACTTAATACACTTGGGCTCTTTTTCCAAATTAGGGATGATTATGCTAATCTACACTCCAAAGAATACAgtgaaaacaaaagcttttgtGAAGATCTAACAGAGGGAAAGTTTTCATTCCCTACTATTCACGCTATTTGGTCAAGGCCTGAAAGTACCCAGGTGCAGAATATCTTGCGCCAGAGAACCGAAAatgtagatattaaaaaatactgtgtACATTATCTTGAGAATGTAGGTTCTTTTGAATACACTCGGAGTACTCTTAAAGAGCTTGAATCTAAAGCCTATAAACAAATTGATGCACGTGGTGGGAACCCTGAGCTTGTAGCTCTAATAAAGCACTTAAGCAAAATGTTCAAAGAAGAGGATGAATAA
- the GGPS1 gene encoding geranylgeranyl pyrophosphate synthase isoform X2, which yields MLHNASLLIDDIEDNSKLRRGFPVAHSIYGIPSVINSANYVYFLGLEKVLTLDHPDAVKLFTHQLLELHQGQGLDIYWRDNYTCPTEEEYKAMVLQKTGGLFGLAVGLMQLFSDYKEDLKPLLNTLGLFFQIRDDYANLHSKEYSENKSFCEDLTEGKFSFPTIHAIWSRPESTQVQNILRQRTENVDIKKYCVHYLENVGSFEYTRSTLKELESKAYKQIDARGGNPELVALIKHLSKMFKEEDE from the coding sequence ATGTTGCATAATGCCAGTTTGCTCATCGATGATATTGAAGACAACTCAAAACTCCGACGTGGCTTTCCAGTGGCACACAGCATCTATGGAATTCCATCTGTCATCAATTCTGCcaattatgtatattttcttggCCTAGAGAAAGTCTTAACCCTTGATCACCCAGATGCAGTGAAGCTTTTTACCCACCAGCTTTTGGAACTCCATCAGGGACAAGGTCTAGATATTTATTGGAGGGATAATTACACTTGTCCCACTGAAGAAGAATATAAAGCGATGGTGCTGCAAAAGACAGGTGGACTATTTGGATTAGCAGTAGGTCTCATGCAGTTGTTCTCTGATTACAAAGAAGATCTAAAGCCACTACTTAATACACTTGGGCTCTTTTTCCAAATTAGGGATGATTATGCTAATCTACACTCCAAAGAATACAgtgaaaacaaaagcttttgtGAAGATCTAACAGAGGGAAAGTTTTCATTCCCTACTATTCACGCTATTTGGTCAAGGCCTGAAAGTACCCAGGTGCAGAATATCTTGCGCCAGAGAACCGAAAatgtagatattaaaaaatactgtgtACATTATCTTGAGAATGTAGGTTCTTTTGAATACACTCGGAGTACTCTTAAAGAGCTTGAATCTAAAGCCTATAAACAAATTGATGCACGTGGTGGGAACCCTGAGCTTGTAGCTCTAATAAAGCACTTAAGCAAAATGTTCAAAGAAGAGGATGAATAA